Proteins co-encoded in one Lacerta agilis isolate rLacAgi1 chromosome 6, rLacAgi1.pri, whole genome shotgun sequence genomic window:
- the SNAPC2 gene encoding snRNA-activating protein complex subunit 2 isoform X1, protein MKPPSRQRSAPARYRMAPTSQAWTDPEKRRLLRALRAHGQGPLRPELLKEYLPSRDEEEIMAFVEHLKERVAKEAVKEQYQYRQRKQKDAPIPAPIEIWTELAEKLTGPLEDAVATAFSQVWTIASTEPLTLLHSVPPKSVVTKNSQCSSQNLHSESRKSNEESHEPTVSSSVEEIAPAENSGFHVDFEKIYKYLSVISRGCKAPELPPGESAVVLDLLLSLPEELGFLDYKKLKSHMHKCYTELNTHYTGERSRMKEGNQPVNNNGELFLHVQPATSGLPQQESSSSPTTSQDDATSASAMDWKTLGICPLNSFLIPLDILARKEEIFD, encoded by the exons ATGAAGCCGCCTTCCAGGCAGCGTTCAGCCCCTGCTCGCTACAGGATGGCCCCCACGAGCCAGGCTTGGACGGACCCAGAAAAGCGACGCCTTCTTCGGGCCTTGAGAGCTCACGGCCAGGGTCCGTTGCGGCCCGAGCTGTTGAAGGAGTACCTGCCTTCGAGGGATGAAGAAGAG ATCATGGCATTTGTGGAGCACCTGAAAGAGCGTGTAGCAAAGGAAGCGGTCAAGGAACAATATCAGTATCGCCAGCGTAAACAGAAGGATGCTCCTATTCCAGCACCTATTGAG ATATGGACAGAGTTAGCTGAGAAATTGACAGGTCCCCTTGAGGATGCTGTGGCAACTGCTTTTTCCCAG GTTTGGACAATTGCATCTACTGAGCCACTCACCTTGCTCCATTCCGTGCCTCCAAAGTCAGTGGTGACAAAGAATTCTCAATGTTCATCCCAAAATCTTCATAGTGAGAGTAGGAAATCCAACGAAGAATCTCATGAACCAACTGTATCATCCAGTGTAGAGGAAATAGCCCCTGCAGAAAACAGTGGGTTCCATGTGGACTTTGAAAAGATCTACAAGTACCTTTCTGTGATCTCACGTGGCTGTAAGGCACCTGAACTCCCACCAGGTG AGTCAGCTGTGGTCCTTGATTTGCTACTGTCACTGCCAGAAGAGCTGGGCTTTCTGGACTATAAGAAGCTGAAGAGTCACATGCACAAATGTTATACAGAGTTGAACACCCACTACACAGGTGAAAGAAGCAGAATGAAAGAGGGCAACCAGCCTGTAAACAATAATGGAGAGCTATTCCTGCATGTGCAGCCAGCTACTAGTGGCTTACCACAACAGGAGAGTAGTAGTTCTCCTACCACTTCCCAAGATGATGCAACTTCTGCCTCTGCCATGGACTGGAAGACTCTGGGTATCTGCCCTTTGAATTCATTCTTGATTCCTTTGGATATCCTTGCACGTAAAGAAGAAATCTTTGACTGA
- the SNAPC2 gene encoding snRNA-activating protein complex subunit 2 isoform X2, whose amino-acid sequence MKPPSRQRSAPARYRMAPTSQAWTDPEKRRLLRALRAHGQGPLRPELLKEYLPSRDEEEIMAFVEHLKERVAKEAVKEQYQYRQRKQKDAPIPAPIEVWTIASTEPLTLLHSVPPKSVVTKNSQCSSQNLHSESRKSNEESHEPTVSSSVEEIAPAENSGFHVDFEKIYKYLSVISRGCKAPELPPGESAVVLDLLLSLPEELGFLDYKKLKSHMHKCYTELNTHYTGERSRMKEGNQPVNNNGELFLHVQPATSGLPQQESSSSPTTSQDDATSASAMDWKTLGICPLNSFLIPLDILARKEEIFD is encoded by the exons ATGAAGCCGCCTTCCAGGCAGCGTTCAGCCCCTGCTCGCTACAGGATGGCCCCCACGAGCCAGGCTTGGACGGACCCAGAAAAGCGACGCCTTCTTCGGGCCTTGAGAGCTCACGGCCAGGGTCCGTTGCGGCCCGAGCTGTTGAAGGAGTACCTGCCTTCGAGGGATGAAGAAGAG ATCATGGCATTTGTGGAGCACCTGAAAGAGCGTGTAGCAAAGGAAGCGGTCAAGGAACAATATCAGTATCGCCAGCGTAAACAGAAGGATGCTCCTATTCCAGCACCTATTGAG GTTTGGACAATTGCATCTACTGAGCCACTCACCTTGCTCCATTCCGTGCCTCCAAAGTCAGTGGTGACAAAGAATTCTCAATGTTCATCCCAAAATCTTCATAGTGAGAGTAGGAAATCCAACGAAGAATCTCATGAACCAACTGTATCATCCAGTGTAGAGGAAATAGCCCCTGCAGAAAACAGTGGGTTCCATGTGGACTTTGAAAAGATCTACAAGTACCTTTCTGTGATCTCACGTGGCTGTAAGGCACCTGAACTCCCACCAGGTG AGTCAGCTGTGGTCCTTGATTTGCTACTGTCACTGCCAGAAGAGCTGGGCTTTCTGGACTATAAGAAGCTGAAGAGTCACATGCACAAATGTTATACAGAGTTGAACACCCACTACACAGGTGAAAGAAGCAGAATGAAAGAGGGCAACCAGCCTGTAAACAATAATGGAGAGCTATTCCTGCATGTGCAGCCAGCTACTAGTGGCTTACCACAACAGGAGAGTAGTAGTTCTCCTACCACTTCCCAAGATGATGCAACTTCTGCCTCTGCCATGGACTGGAAGACTCTGGGTATCTGCCCTTTGAATTCATTCTTGATTCCTTTGGATATCCTTGCACGTAAAGAAGAAATCTTTGACTGA